A window of the Henckelia pumila isolate YLH828 chromosome 3, ASM3356847v2, whole genome shotgun sequence genome harbors these coding sequences:
- the LOC140889153 gene encoding uncharacterized protein, producing the protein MISVGTVWKLLSNGCTGFLASLIGDLEVQRPKLGEVEVVKDFPEVFPDDVAGLPPVRKVEFGIELLPETKPASKAPYRLAPTEMKELKDQLQELLDKGFIRPSRAEPSYSEEQISHAQNRRLVRPIARGRGVLKNRSMIRLPSTEVSAKGIKVDPSKVEAVRNWVAPKNVTEIRSFLGLAGYYRRFIQYFSKIALPLTSLTRKGVKFVWSDQCEKSFAELKERLMSAPVLAIPEGTGHFVVYTNASKSGLGAVLMQDNKVIAYASRKLKVHERNYPTHDLELAAVANVVADSLSRKSATLNQLTVQQELIAEIERMRLEVFEPMEVCTLASLTVVPSLLQRIRAGQASDEQLTLWRNIDEAKGGTLYTVKDGIVKIEHQRPAGLLKPLPIPTWKWEDVTMDFVVGLTVSTRRMNSIWVIVDRCRNPLHWDEFGERAILGPKIVTQIVDVIAKIRDRMLTAQSRQKSYADQRHRDLEFEVGDHVFLKVSPWKGIMRFGKKGKLSPKYIGPFEILEKVGARAYRVALPPNLEGVHNVFHISMLRKNVANPSHVIRHEPVDWTPDLSYEEMHVQILDRQVRRLRNREIPMVKVLWSNQLVEEATWETEQDMRARYPELFDFWVKVVMKVFDSKSLNV; encoded by the exons ATGATTTCTGTAGGAACAGTCTGGAAATTATTGAGTAATGGATGTACAGGATTTCTTGCGAGTCTAATTGGTGATCTGGAGGTACAGCGACCGAAACTTGGGGAAGTGGAGGTAGTGAAAGATTTTCCGGAAGTCTTTCCCGATGATGTTGCGGGATTGCCTCCAGTCAGGAAAGTCGAATTTGGGATAGAATTGTTGCCTGAAACTAAGCCAGcttctaaggcaccatacagattGGCACCGACCGAGATGAAAGAATTAAAGGATCAGTTGCAAGAGTTGCTAGATAAGGGGttcatcagaccgagt aGAGCTGAACCGAGTTACAGTGAAGAACAGATATCCCATGCCCAGAATAGACGACTTGTTCGACCAATTGCAAGGGGCAGAGGTGTTCTCAAAAATCGATCTATGATCAGGTTACCATCAACTGAAG tTTCAGCTAAAGGGATTAAGGTCGATCCGTCTAAGGTGGAAGCGGTTCGGAATTGGGTTGCTCCGAAGAATGTTACAGAAatacgaagtttcttgggtttagcaggctactacaggAGATTTATTCAATACTTCTCTAAGATAGCTCTACCACTGACTTCCTTAACTCGAAAAGGTGTGAAGTTTGTGTGGTCAGATCAATGTGAGAAGAGCTTTGCCGAATTGAAAGAAAGACTGATGTCAGCGCCAGTGCTAGCAATTCCCGAAGGCACGGGTCATTTTGTGGTTTATACCAATGCTTCTAAGAGTGGATTAGGAGCTGTTTTGATGCAGGATAATAAAGTAATAGCATATGCATCTCGAAAGCTGAAGGTTCATGAGAGGAACTACCcgactcatgatcttgaattggcggCAGTG gctaatgttgtAGCAGATTCATTGAGTCGCAAGTCTGCGACATTGAACCAATTGACAGTCCAGCAGGAATTGATTGCTGAAATTGAACGGATGAGGTTGGAGGTATTCGAACCAATGGAGGTATGCACTCTAGCATCCTTAACAGTAGTACCTAGTTTGCTTCAGAGAATTCGTGCAGGCCAAGCTTCTGATGAACAGTTGACGTTGTGGAGGAACATAGATGAAGCTAAGGGTGGTACATTGTACACTGTCAAAGATGGAATT GTGAAGATCGAGCATCAGAGACCGGCAGGACTCCTGAAACCATTGCCAATACCCACATGGAAGTGGGAAGATGTCACCATGGATTTTGTGGTAGGATTGACAGTTTCAACGCGAAGGATGAACTCGATTTGGGTGATAGTTGACAG GTGTAGAAATCCCCTACACTGGGATGAATTTGGAGAGAGAGCTATTTTGGGTCCGAAAATAGTGACCCAAATAGTAGATGTGATAGCCAAGATCAGAgacagaatgttgacagctCAAAGTCGACAGAAAAGTTACGCCGACCAGCGACAtagagatttggagtttgaagtAGGTGACCATGTATTTTTAAAGGTGTCACCATGGAAAGGTATTATGAGATTCGGGAAAAAGGGTAAATTAAGTCCAAAATATATAGGACCTTTTGAGATCCTAGAAAAGGTTGGGGCTCGAGCTTACCGAGTGGCACTACCACCCAACTTGGAAGGTGTTCACAATGTCTTCCATATCTCCATGCTAAGGAAGAATGTGgcaaatccttctcatgttatcCGCCATGAGCCAGTGGATTGGACGCCAGACTTGTCCTATGAGGAGATGCATGTTCAAATCTTAGACAGACAAGTTCGTAGGTTGAGAAACAGAGAGATTCCAATGGTGAAAGTCTTATGGAGCAACCAGTTGGTTGAGGAAGCTACCTGGGAAACCGAGCAGGATATGCGAGCACGCTATCCTGAACTGTTTG atttttgggtaaaagtagtTATGAAGGTTTTTGACTCAAAATCTTTgaatgtttga
- the LOC140889154 gene encoding uncharacterized protein, giving the protein MQLTDADRVRCSIFMFRDDARVWWQGARSAVDMTTLTWNGFKDVFYGKYFTISTRTRLAREFLELCQGSMSIAEYVKKFERGRYFVPMISGNVAEELKHFTEGLNATIRRDVRLSRAQRYRATVDEAMLSEKDRNDIIKESQEKRTSYQGREQQGFSQKRPYQAPAQRRMQQQQRQNPNQARTSGTESTERQCSKAGECTYLSERPVHFAKDCPQSKEPVKGRVFAMTHDQVDPDSAIVSDTGATHSFMSISFMMKLRVLPDESISEFCVSLPSGEELKSSSVVRNCKVQMQSLVLCADFIVLIIVDFDAIFGMDWLTRHEVIIDCKRKTVSVKD; this is encoded by the exons ATGCAGCTCACTGATGCAGACCGTGTAAGGTGTTCCATCTTTATGTTCCGTGATGATGCACGGGTTTGGTGGCAGGGAGCCCGTTCTGCTGTGGATATGACTACGttgacttggaatggattcaaaGATGTGTTCTATGGAAAATATTTCACTATCAGCACCAGGACTAGACTTGCTAGAGAATTTTTGGAGCTCTGCCAAGGGAGCATGTCCATTGCCGAGTATGTGAAGAAGTTTGAGAGAGGGAGgtactttgtgcccatgatttcgGGAAATGTTGCAGAGGAGTTGAAGCATTTCACAGAGGGACTGAATGCCACTATTCGAAGAGATGTCAGATTGAGTAGGGCACAAAGGTACCGAGCAACAGTGGATGAGGCTATGTTGTCAGAAAAAGACAGGAATGATATTATCAAAGAATCGCAAGAGAAGAGGACTAGTTACCAAGGGAGAGAGCAGCAAGGGTTTAGTCAGAAGAGGCCGTATCAAGCTCCAGCTCAAAGGAGAATGCAACAGCAGCAGCGCCAAAACCCCAATCAGGCGCGAACCTCAGGGACAGAATCAACCGAACGCCAATGCTCCAAGGCCGGCGAATGCACCTATCTGTCAGAA AGGCCAGTGCATTTTGCCAAAGACTGCCCGCAGTCAAAGGAGCCTGTCAAGGGAAGAGTGTTTGCTATGACTCACGATCAGGTTGACCCAGATTCTGCAATTGTCTCAG ATACAGGAGCTACGCACTCTTTTATGTCTATTAGTTTTATGATGAAATTGAGGGTCTTGCCGGATGAATCTATTTCGGAATTTTGTGTGTCGTTACCCTCAGGAGAAGAACTGAAAAGTAGTAGTGTGGTAAGAAATTGCAAGGTTCAGATGCAGAGTCTAGTTTTGTGTgcagattttattgttttgataatcGTGGATTTCGATGCAATTTTTGGGATGGACTGGTTGACTCGACATGAGGTTATTATTGACTGCAAACGGAAAACTGTCTCTGTGAAAGATTAG